One window of the Longimicrobium sp. genome contains the following:
- a CDS encoding peptidase E has translation MPIQTGQIIAMGGGGFTMEPDNPLLDRYVLAATGKRYPRVCFVPTAAGDAIGYIERFFDAFPDEVCEPTYLSLFSRKIDDLAGFLSEQDLVYVGGGNTVNLLAVWRAQGLDRVLPEVLASGTILCGVSAGALCWFERGITDSYSPDLKPLTNGLGLLPGAFCPHYDSDRRRPPLWPDFVARFGGPAIAAEDGVALHYRDGQIVRAVTSRPDAKAYRFERGDDGQVTQETITPVYLGSAAAAATG, from the coding sequence ATGCCAATCCAGACGGGCCAGATCATCGCGATGGGCGGCGGCGGCTTCACCATGGAGCCCGACAACCCGCTGCTCGACCGCTACGTGCTGGCCGCGACGGGCAAGCGGTACCCGCGCGTCTGCTTCGTCCCCACCGCCGCGGGCGACGCGATCGGGTACATCGAGCGCTTCTTCGACGCCTTCCCCGACGAGGTGTGCGAGCCGACGTACCTGTCGCTCTTCAGCCGCAAGATCGACGACCTGGCGGGGTTCCTCTCCGAGCAGGACCTCGTCTACGTGGGTGGCGGCAACACGGTGAACCTGCTGGCGGTGTGGCGCGCGCAGGGGCTGGACCGCGTGCTCCCCGAGGTGCTGGCGAGCGGGACGATCCTGTGCGGGGTGAGCGCGGGCGCGCTGTGCTGGTTCGAGCGGGGGATCACCGACAGCTACAGCCCCGATCTGAAGCCGCTGACCAACGGCCTGGGCCTCCTTCCCGGCGCCTTCTGCCCGCACTACGACAGCGACCGGCGCCGCCCGCCGCTCTGGCCGGACTTCGTGGCCCGCTTCGGCGGCCCCGCGATCGCGGCGGAGGACGGCGTGGCGCTGCACTACCGCGACGGCCAGATCGTGCGCGCCGTGACCTCGCGGCCGGACGCGAAAGCCTACCGCTTCGAGCGGGGGGATGACGGCCAGGTGACACAGGAGACGATCACGCCGGTGTACCTGGGCAGCGCTGCCGCCGCGGCGACG
- the rplQ gene encoding 50S ribosomal protein L17 encodes MRHNNKGRALGRTSEHKSALMRNMATSLFRHGRIETTEAKAKELRPYAEKLITLAKKGDLHSKRLAAREIQDRDVLVLLFDQIGPRVAERPGGYTRILKTGFRQGDGAETALIELVDRA; translated from the coding sequence ATGAGACACAACAACAAGGGCCGCGCGCTGGGGCGTACCAGCGAGCACAAGAGCGCGCTGATGCGCAACATGGCCACCAGCCTGTTCCGCCACGGCCGGATCGAGACCACCGAGGCCAAGGCCAAGGAGCTCCGTCCCTACGCCGAGAAGCTGATCACGCTGGCCAAGAAGGGCGACCTGCACTCCAAGCGCCTTGCCGCGCGCGAGATCCAGGACCGCGACGTGCTGGTGCTGCTGTTCGACCAGATCGGCCCGCGCGTGGCCGAGCGGCCGGGCGGCTACACCCGCATCCTGAAGACCGGCTTTCGCCAGGGCGACGGCGCCGAGACCGCGCTGATCGAGCTGGTCGACCGCGCCTGA
- a CDS encoding ATP-binding cassette domain-containing protein has translation MSAGLDVAGLRVARREKEILKGVDLRVAPGEICALMGASGAGKSTVLRSVAALQPFSGGRIVVGDFELHPGPVPRESRLKGLRRKVGMVFQAHALFEHLTALENVMLAPVHALGWTRPKARETATALLEELGVAHRASAYPRELSGGESQRVAIARALAPDPLMLLMDEPTAALDPARRGALGETLRELVGQGRGLLVSTHDVDFAEAFADRVVVLSDGVMVEQGIAREVITNPAHAATRELLMHPDD, from the coding sequence ATGAGCGCGGGGCTCGACGTCGCCGGGCTGCGCGTGGCGCGGCGGGAGAAGGAGATCCTCAAGGGCGTGGACCTGCGAGTGGCGCCGGGGGAGATCTGCGCGCTGATGGGCGCGTCGGGCGCGGGGAAGTCGACCGTGCTGCGCAGCGTGGCCGCGCTGCAGCCGTTCAGCGGCGGCCGCATCGTGGTGGGGGATTTCGAGCTGCACCCGGGCCCGGTCCCGCGCGAGTCGCGGCTGAAGGGGCTGCGCCGCAAGGTGGGGATGGTGTTCCAGGCGCACGCCCTGTTCGAACACCTGACCGCGCTGGAGAACGTGATGCTGGCGCCGGTGCACGCGCTGGGGTGGACCAGGCCGAAGGCGCGGGAGACGGCGACGGCGCTGCTGGAGGAGCTCGGCGTGGCGCACCGCGCGTCGGCCTACCCGCGCGAGCTGTCCGGCGGCGAGTCGCAGCGCGTGGCCATCGCCCGCGCGCTGGCGCCGGACCCGCTGATGCTGCTGATGGACGAGCCCACCGCGGCGCTCGACCCCGCCCGCCGCGGCGCGCTGGGCGAGACGCTGCGCGAGCTGGTCGGCCAGGGCCGCGGCCTCCTCGTCTCCACCCACGACGTCGACTTCGCCGAGGCGTTCGCCGACCGCGTGGTGGTCCTGTCGGATGGGGTGATGGTGGAGCAGGGAATTGCGCGGGAGGTGATCACGAACCCGGCGCACGCCGCCACACGCGAGCTGCTGATGCATCCCGACGATTAG
- a CDS encoding peptidoglycan DD-metalloendopeptidase family protein — translation MEIVISTRRRIVRHLALPFLLAAAAACGDEPTRPVGLTLAVAPGTLTLHVLESGQLSARAARGGLPVTARVAWSSSDTSVARVSATGEVSGRAPGTARVTATGGGAASSITVTVVADLQPGELRQPFAGEFTNTNVFDHDVPRQFDPAAANGFVLSFWGQKLGDIDGHNGYDWWLPAGTPVLAAAPGVVTFAGTEAPAWCPLLNATTSGRWVVIAHGLAPHALIYTQYGHFSRIAVKEGDRVAAGQPLGLSGSSGCSTGPHLHFSVFRARADGHGVAVDPYGWRTAAPDPWAADTAGLPSENLWGAAPAMFREFRPAPPALPGAAAVISAVRYMGANDAVDPDGEFVEIVPGPGVAEADLGGAALVNGAGERFTFPADARVAAGAPLRVYSGAGTHSSTSLYWGRTSPAWNDNADCAVLLDAAGHRLYALSWGVACPASPLASRAVAAPAVPREVLSPSTRGLIHPFR, via the coding sequence ATGGAGATCGTTATCTCGACCCGACGCCGGATCGTTCGCCATCTCGCGCTCCCGTTCCTGCTCGCCGCGGCGGCCGCCTGCGGTGACGAGCCAACGCGCCCGGTGGGCCTGACGCTGGCCGTGGCGCCGGGCACGCTGACGCTGCACGTGCTGGAGAGCGGGCAGCTTTCCGCGCGCGCGGCGCGCGGAGGCCTGCCGGTGACGGCGCGGGTGGCCTGGAGCAGCAGCGACACCTCCGTGGCGCGGGTGTCGGCCACCGGCGAGGTCAGCGGCCGCGCGCCGGGCACGGCGCGGGTGACGGCGACCGGCGGCGGCGCCGCGTCCAGTATCACCGTCACGGTCGTCGCCGACCTCCAGCCGGGCGAGCTGCGGCAGCCGTTCGCGGGCGAGTTCACCAACACCAACGTCTTCGACCACGACGTCCCGCGGCAGTTCGACCCGGCGGCCGCGAACGGCTTCGTCCTCAGCTTCTGGGGGCAGAAGCTGGGCGACATCGACGGCCACAACGGCTACGACTGGTGGCTTCCCGCGGGCACGCCGGTGCTGGCCGCCGCGCCCGGCGTGGTCACCTTCGCGGGGACCGAAGCGCCGGCCTGGTGCCCTCTGCTGAACGCGACCACGTCGGGTCGGTGGGTGGTGATCGCCCACGGCCTGGCGCCGCACGCGCTGATCTACACGCAGTACGGCCACTTCAGCCGCATCGCCGTGAAGGAGGGCGACCGCGTGGCGGCGGGGCAGCCGCTGGGGCTGTCGGGCAGCTCGGGATGCAGCACGGGGCCGCACCTGCACTTCTCCGTCTTCCGCGCGCGGGCCGACGGCCACGGCGTGGCGGTCGATCCGTACGGCTGGCGCACGGCCGCGCCCGACCCGTGGGCGGCCGACACGGCGGGGCTGCCCAGCGAGAACCTGTGGGGTGCCGCGCCCGCGATGTTCCGCGAGTTCCGCCCGGCGCCGCCGGCGCTCCCCGGCGCGGCGGCGGTCATCTCCGCCGTCCGCTACATGGGCGCGAACGACGCCGTGGACCCCGACGGCGAGTTCGTGGAGATCGTCCCCGGCCCCGGCGTGGCGGAGGCGGACCTGGGCGGCGCCGCGCTGGTGAACGGCGCGGGCGAGCGCTTCACCTTTCCCGCGGACGCGCGGGTGGCCGCCGGCGCGCCGCTGCGCGTGTACAGCGGCGCCGGAACGCACTCGTCGACCTCACTCTACTGGGGGCGGACCTCGCCCGCGTGGAACGACAACGCCGACTGCGCCGTCCTGCTCGACGCCGCGGGTCACCGGCTCTACGCGCTCTCCTGGGGCGTCGCCTGCCCGGCTTCCCCTTTGGCATCGCGCGCGGTGGCCGCGCCCGCCGTGCCGCGCGAGGTTCTGTCGCCGAGCACACGCGGGCTGATCCACCCGTTCCGCTGA
- a CDS encoding ABC transporter substrate-binding protein/permease, whose translation MRKSLARATLIAATLVAASGPASAQRPVLRWGGDAEGGAPFVEADPADPSKVRGFDVEIAEMIARGLGREPRFVQVAWASLEQSVERGDFDVGMSGLEDRPELRARHAVSIPYYEFHEVLAVRAGDRNRYRRLSDLAGKRVATLGATMAYQMLLDEQQRSGLVPISYDDDVHPYSDLVAGRVDAVLLDNIIAERSLRRTGGFVIQPEPAATGHYVAVFARANAALRDSADAVLRARMADGSLERTFRRWGVWSAAQGDFFRRALAEAPRPDTAAAPASDRALRTYLPALARAAGVTLVLSCLAMALAVSVGILVAAGRVYGPPVVRALLTIYVEVMRGTPVLLQLFVIYYGLSGVIRLPAFAAAVIGLGLNYAAYESEIYRAALEAIPRAQLEAGRTLGLSEAQILRLVRGPQALRLALAPMTNDFVALLKDSSLVSVITVVELTKQTAIYATNVGSWLVPGILCSVIYLAFSLPLSRFARRLERRWSLA comes from the coding sequence ATGCGCAAATCGCTTGCGCGAGCCACGCTGATCGCTGCGACGCTCGTCGCTGCTTCCGGGCCTGCGTCCGCGCAGCGGCCGGTGCTACGGTGGGGCGGCGACGCGGAGGGCGGCGCGCCGTTCGTGGAGGCGGACCCGGCGGACCCGTCGAAGGTGCGCGGGTTCGACGTGGAGATCGCGGAGATGATCGCGCGGGGGCTGGGGCGCGAGCCGCGGTTCGTGCAGGTGGCGTGGGCGTCGCTGGAGCAATCCGTCGAGCGCGGCGACTTCGACGTGGGGATGTCGGGGCTGGAGGACCGCCCCGAGCTGCGCGCCCGCCACGCCGTCTCCATCCCCTACTACGAGTTCCACGAGGTGCTGGCGGTGCGGGCGGGGGATCGGAACCGCTATCGCCGCCTCTCCGATCTGGCGGGAAAGCGGGTGGCCACGCTCGGGGCGACGATGGCGTACCAGATGCTTTTGGACGAGCAGCAGCGCTCCGGGCTGGTCCCCATCTCCTACGACGACGACGTGCACCCGTACAGCGACCTGGTGGCCGGGCGCGTGGACGCGGTGCTGCTGGACAACATCATCGCCGAGCGGTCGCTGCGGCGCACGGGCGGGTTCGTGATCCAGCCCGAGCCCGCCGCGACGGGGCACTACGTGGCCGTGTTCGCCCGCGCCAACGCCGCGCTGCGCGACTCGGCCGACGCGGTGCTGCGCGCGCGGATGGCGGACGGGTCGCTGGAGCGCACCTTCCGCCGCTGGGGCGTGTGGAGCGCCGCGCAGGGCGACTTCTTCCGCCGCGCGCTGGCAGAGGCGCCGCGCCCGGACACGGCTGCCGCGCCGGCCAGCGACCGCGCGCTGCGCACGTATCTCCCCGCGCTCGCGCGCGCCGCGGGGGTGACGCTGGTGCTCTCGTGCCTGGCGATGGCGCTGGCCGTCTCCGTCGGCATCCTCGTGGCCGCGGGACGGGTATACGGGCCGCCGGTCGTCCGCGCGCTGCTGACCATCTACGTGGAGGTGATGCGGGGGACGCCGGTGCTGCTGCAGCTCTTCGTCATCTACTACGGCTTGTCCGGTGTGATTCGGCTCCCCGCCTTCGCGGCGGCGGTGATCGGGCTGGGGCTGAACTACGCGGCGTACGAGTCGGAGATCTACCGCGCCGCGCTGGAAGCCATCCCCCGCGCGCAGCTGGAGGCGGGGCGGACTCTGGGACTCTCCGAAGCGCAGATCCTGCGGCTGGTGCGCGGCCCCCAGGCGCTGCGCCTCGCCCTGGCGCCGATGACCAACGACTTCGTGGCGCTGCTGAAGGACTCGTCGCTCGTCTCCGTGATCACCGTGGTGGAGCTGACCAAACAGACGGCCATCTACGCCACCAACGTGGGGAGCTGGCTGGTGCCGGGGATCCTCTGCTCGGTGATCTACCTGGCCTTTTCGCTCCCGCTGTCGCGCTTCGCGCGGCGGCTGGAGCGGCGCTGGAGCCTGGCATGA